In Alteromonas sp. V450, the following proteins share a genomic window:
- a CDS encoding endonuclease/exonuclease/phosphatase family protein has protein sequence MMKIIRILLVMCVSLALLLSLLIYFTTYHPSEIEIQEVYSPKQIPRIQPGQTIKIMNWNVQFMAGNHNNHFFYDDGTDPWPSKESIEQTLDGIARVIQQQAPDIVLLQEVDDVASRTHRQDQTQALLSRLPDYTAFTQTFYWKAAYVPHPDINGRVGMKLVVLSKYALSQATRIALPAITTDDILRRQFNLKRAMQQVHLPIEGGGELVVINTHLSAFAKGSNTMTLQVAKVMEQLTSLGSDAHWIIGGDFNLLPNDAAIASFTEQRSHYNEQGTELTPLITTYSSIPSLENIQRDPEPWFTYISPSSPEKLPSRTIDYIFYSPTLENTHGNVLRGEALALSDHLPIVASFKL, from the coding sequence ATGATGAAAATAATAAGAATACTTTTAGTGATGTGTGTATCTCTCGCTTTACTGCTATCGCTTTTGATTTATTTTACCACCTACCACCCTAGCGAGATTGAAATACAGGAAGTATATAGCCCAAAACAAATCCCAAGAATCCAGCCAGGCCAAACAATAAAAATAATGAATTGGAACGTGCAGTTCATGGCTGGAAATCACAACAATCATTTTTTTTACGATGATGGCACTGATCCGTGGCCGAGCAAAGAGAGCATAGAACAGACCCTAGATGGTATTGCCCGCGTCATTCAACAGCAAGCCCCAGATATTGTGTTATTGCAGGAAGTGGACGATGTTGCAAGCAGAACGCATAGGCAAGATCAAACACAAGCCCTGCTATCTCGACTTCCCGACTATACGGCGTTTACCCAAACTTTTTACTGGAAAGCCGCTTATGTACCGCACCCCGATATAAACGGACGGGTAGGTATGAAACTGGTTGTGCTCTCAAAATACGCATTGAGCCAAGCAACGCGGATAGCACTTCCGGCCATAACTACAGATGACATACTTCGCCGTCAATTTAATTTAAAAAGAGCTATGCAACAGGTACATCTACCAATAGAAGGTGGTGGAGAGCTTGTGGTTATTAACACCCATTTAAGTGCATTCGCTAAAGGTAGCAATACTATGACTTTGCAGGTTGCAAAAGTCATGGAGCAGCTAACTTCACTTGGTTCAGATGCACATTGGATAATAGGCGGTGATTTCAACCTGCTCCCTAATGACGCAGCCATAGCAAGCTTTACTGAACAGCGAAGCCATTACAATGAACAGGGCACGGAGTTAACGCCACTCATAACAACATACTCATCCATTCCCTCGCTAGAGAACATCCAGCGTGATCCTGAGCCTTGGTTTACTTATATATCCCCTAGCAGCCCAGAAAAGCTACCTAGCCGGACTATTGACTATATTTTCTACTCACCGACGTTAGAAAATACGCATGGCAACGTGTTGAGAGGCGAAGCATTAGCGCTGTCTGATCATTTGCCCATTGTCGCGTCGTTCAAGCTATAA
- a CDS encoding dienelactone hydrolase family protein, with protein sequence MKTLSLFFGIAALASTSAFSAQKLYKPFPSDVMPSLSESGSFNVGVKTLRVSYPDGAKNVVGELGERELTLEVWYPSEKGDATAVYINETRSGQEFEIQGDAYRDAPVAKNDSRYPVIVVSHGYTGYRTLMYYLGEHLASHGYVVAAIDHTDSTNKDVDFAVNPFSGFPSTLLNRSRDQVFTLKSIEAHAFFKDSVDAEKAGIIGYSMGGYGAVSTVGGCYAFNENQAATFTGTQEPATIPSVKKALNTCAGGNTTPEATLPAWKAALALAPWGGQHQLFDVASLNNISVPILYVAGDNDDISGYEGIKWLFDNTGSKDSKLLTVKNARHNVAPHPAPKEAYNSEFDLGSYIEPAWEVQKLNAINEHFALALMNCHVKAMSDACELLNVEGSSAQEPIDGKKPEPWKGFDDRWALGLEMQGK encoded by the coding sequence ATGAAAACGTTATCCCTGTTTTTTGGCATTGCCGCTCTTGCGTCTACGTCAGCCTTTTCCGCTCAAAAACTCTACAAACCCTTTCCCTCTGATGTCATGCCATCGCTCAGCGAATCAGGTTCGTTTAATGTTGGTGTGAAAACGCTGCGAGTTTCATATCCAGATGGAGCCAAAAATGTAGTGGGTGAACTTGGCGAACGTGAGTTAACTCTTGAGGTCTGGTATCCGTCTGAAAAGGGAGATGCCACAGCTGTTTATATCAACGAGACGCGAAGCGGCCAAGAGTTCGAAATTCAGGGAGATGCCTATCGAGATGCTCCTGTTGCAAAAAACGATTCTCGATATCCGGTTATCGTTGTATCGCATGGGTACACAGGGTATCGCACGCTGATGTATTACCTAGGAGAGCATTTAGCTTCCCACGGTTACGTGGTAGCTGCTATTGATCATACCGATTCAACCAATAAAGATGTCGACTTCGCTGTAAATCCTTTTTCGGGCTTTCCGAGTACGCTTTTGAATCGTTCACGTGACCAAGTCTTCACACTAAAAAGTATTGAGGCTCATGCGTTTTTCAAAGATAGCGTGGATGCTGAAAAGGCGGGAATTATAGGTTATTCAATGGGTGGGTATGGTGCAGTGAGTACTGTTGGCGGGTGTTATGCGTTCAACGAAAATCAAGCTGCAACGTTCACGGGAACACAAGAGCCAGCCACTATACCGTCAGTGAAGAAAGCGTTGAACACGTGTGCGGGTGGAAACACCACTCCTGAAGCGACATTACCGGCATGGAAAGCTGCGCTGGCACTTGCTCCATGGGGGGGGCAGCACCAGCTCTTTGATGTAGCGTCGTTAAACAATATTTCTGTACCTATTCTTTATGTAGCTGGTGATAACGATGATATTTCCGGTTACGAGGGTATTAAGTGGTTATTTGATAACACCGGCAGTAAAGATTCCAAACTCCTTACAGTTAAAAACGCCCGTCATAATGTTGCCCCACACCCAGCTCCCAAAGAAGCTTACAACAGTGAGTTTGATTTAGGCAGCTACATTGAACCGGCTTGGGAAGTGCAAAAGCTTAACGCCATAAATGAGCACTTTGCATTGGCACTTATGAACTGTCATGTAAAAGCGATGTCTGACGCTTGTGAACTTCTGAACGTTGAAGGCTCTAGTGCACAAGAGCCGATTGATGGCAAGAAACCTGAACCGTGGAAAGGCTTTGATGACCGATGGGCATTAGGCCTAGAAATGCAGGGCAAATAA
- the galK gene encoding galactokinase, protein MDNQVLSSTFEAHYGNEPTLIAHAPGRVNIIGEHTDYNEGFVFPAAINFGTWVAATKRDDNDIVVTAMDYENQQNQFSLSDINYDEEQGWANYVRGVVKVLKDAIPAVGGANLLVTGNVPQGAGLSSSASFEVAILKALSTLYALPLDGVQAALLGQKAENTFVGCSCGIMDQLISAMGNEGMAMLLDCQSLAIEHSPLPDSHQIVIINSNVKRGLVDSEYNLRRQQCEQGASLLGVSSLREATIEMLEEAKAHMPEVVYRRAKHIITENARTLAASQALKSGDIETVSDAMAQSHVSMRDDFEITVPPIDYLVEIIGEVLGKSGGVRMTGGGFGGCVVALVPTDKVDAVKQVVADKYFDETGYTADIYVCTATQGAFA, encoded by the coding sequence ATGGATAACCAAGTACTTTCCTCTACATTTGAAGCGCATTATGGCAACGAGCCAACGCTGATAGCGCACGCTCCTGGCCGAGTGAATATTATTGGTGAGCATACAGACTATAACGAAGGCTTTGTATTTCCTGCAGCAATTAATTTTGGAACCTGGGTTGCCGCAACCAAGCGCGACGATAACGACATTGTGGTTACTGCAATGGACTATGAAAATCAGCAAAACCAGTTTTCGTTGTCAGACATTAACTATGACGAAGAACAAGGCTGGGCAAATTATGTTCGCGGCGTAGTAAAAGTACTTAAAGATGCCATCCCTGCCGTTGGCGGTGCTAATTTACTGGTTACTGGCAATGTGCCGCAAGGCGCGGGTTTAAGCTCTTCAGCGTCTTTCGAAGTAGCAATATTGAAAGCGCTTAGTACGTTGTATGCGTTGCCCCTAGATGGGGTGCAGGCTGCGCTGCTTGGGCAGAAGGCCGAAAATACTTTTGTGGGTTGTTCATGCGGTATTATGGATCAGCTAATTTCGGCTATGGGCAATGAAGGTATGGCAATGCTGCTCGATTGCCAGTCATTGGCTATTGAGCATTCACCGCTGCCAGACTCGCATCAAATTGTTATCATCAATTCGAATGTAAAGCGAGGGTTGGTGGACAGTGAATATAATTTGCGTCGTCAGCAGTGTGAGCAAGGTGCATCGCTACTGGGTGTTTCATCGTTGCGCGAAGCAACCATAGAGATGTTAGAAGAAGCCAAAGCACACATGCCTGAAGTGGTTTATCGCCGAGCAAAGCATATCATTACTGAAAATGCGCGTACTTTAGCAGCAAGTCAGGCGCTAAAGTCTGGCGATATTGAAACGGTAAGTGACGCTATGGCGCAGTCTCACGTTTCTATGCGTGATGACTTTGAAATTACCGTACCTCCTATAGATTACCTGGTTGAGATTATTGGAGAGGTGCTCGGTAAATCAGGCGGAGTGCGAATGACCGGCGGTGGTTTTGGTGGCTGCGTGGTAGCGCTTGTTCCCACTGATAAAGTTGATGCTGTAAAGCAAGTAGTCGCAGACAAGTATTTTGATGAAACGGGCTATACCGCTGACATTTACGTATGCACTGCTACTCAAGGTGCATTTGCATAA
- a CDS encoding alpha-galactosidase — MSSLSQFVRLSNEKVTLIFDCQGRMPKVIYYGAPLSDSTTPEMLSVLNTRQEAKCAPVIEPPITLVPTHGEGWTGQPGLEVSGDADQWSAGFSLVEINEDAQSVAFIAEDAHRGMRLITTAELDADTSVVKYVSRIENSGDTPLNLNYLNAASLPLPTTVSKIKTFEGRWSAEFQTKDHDLFFGSYVRENRRGKTSHDTFPGLIAFPQGTGELNGECYGYHLGASANHKLRAELMADGRSYVQFGELLFPGEVVLNAGESYTSPVLYTGYGCEGFSSLSQQFHNFIRSNVLNHTAESKPRPVHYNTWEGIYFDHNEDELKALADKVAPLGIERFVLDDGWFKGRRNDKAGLGDWFVDEAIYPEGLDGLIDHVTGLGMEFGIWFEPEMVNPDSDLYRAHPEWALQTENNPHVPFRNQYVLDLTNPEVVEYLYKVITDVLKAYPKISYIKWDMNRDVNHPGNLHGKPAMHGQMAALYSLIDRVKAAKPGIEIESCCSGGGRVDLGILPHTDRFWTSDSNDALDRLYIQRGCSYFFPSEVMGAHVGPRDCHITGRNLPIEIRSAVALFGHMGIEMDPRELTDHEQKVLTNAIALYKKYRHITHGGDLFRMDDDGMNVKFGYVSKDKQEGIFAYNSVTETVRTTPNRFYFAGLDANKQYTIERVWPEKLKEYTPSILQQTDGQVFSGEVLMKYGMQLPVLFPQTALIYTVKAL; from the coding sequence ATGTCGTCACTTTCTCAATTCGTACGCCTGTCGAACGAAAAAGTCACCTTAATATTCGACTGTCAGGGTCGTATGCCAAAAGTCATTTACTATGGTGCGCCATTAAGTGACAGCACAACGCCTGAAATGCTTAGCGTTTTAAACACACGCCAAGAAGCTAAGTGTGCGCCAGTAATCGAGCCACCCATTACTTTAGTACCAACCCATGGTGAAGGTTGGACAGGACAGCCAGGCCTGGAAGTTTCCGGTGATGCGGACCAGTGGTCAGCAGGCTTTAGCTTAGTAGAGATAAATGAAGACGCTCAATCGGTTGCCTTCATTGCTGAAGATGCGCATCGCGGTATGCGCCTTATTACAACTGCCGAACTCGATGCAGATACCAGTGTGGTTAAATACGTTTCTCGTATTGAAAATAGTGGTGATACCCCACTTAACTTAAATTACCTAAATGCCGCTAGCCTTCCACTTCCTACAACGGTGAGTAAAATTAAAACATTTGAAGGTCGTTGGTCTGCTGAATTTCAAACCAAAGATCACGACCTCTTCTTTGGAAGTTATGTACGTGAAAATCGCCGCGGCAAAACCTCTCACGACACCTTTCCTGGCCTGATTGCATTCCCTCAAGGAACGGGTGAACTAAACGGTGAGTGCTATGGTTACCACCTTGGTGCCTCAGCAAACCATAAGCTTCGCGCAGAGCTAATGGCTGACGGTAGAAGCTATGTTCAGTTCGGTGAATTACTCTTCCCGGGTGAAGTGGTACTTAATGCCGGAGAAAGCTATACGTCGCCAGTGCTATATACTGGCTATGGCTGTGAGGGTTTTTCTTCACTGTCGCAACAGTTTCACAATTTCATTCGCAGTAATGTGCTAAACCATACCGCTGAATCAAAGCCTCGCCCAGTGCACTACAACACATGGGAAGGAATCTATTTCGACCATAACGAAGATGAGCTTAAAGCTTTGGCTGATAAGGTAGCGCCGCTAGGTATTGAGCGCTTCGTTCTAGACGATGGTTGGTTTAAAGGCCGCAGAAACGACAAAGCTGGGCTTGGTGACTGGTTTGTAGATGAAGCCATCTACCCAGAAGGACTAGATGGATTAATTGACCATGTTACTGGTCTTGGCATGGAATTCGGCATTTGGTTTGAGCCAGAAATGGTTAACCCAGATAGCGACTTATATCGCGCGCATCCTGAGTGGGCACTTCAAACTGAAAACAACCCTCATGTGCCATTCAGAAACCAATATGTATTGGACTTAACCAACCCTGAAGTGGTTGAGTACCTGTATAAAGTGATTACTGATGTACTGAAAGCCTATCCAAAAATAAGCTACATCAAATGGGACATGAACCGCGACGTAAACCATCCAGGAAATCTTCACGGTAAACCTGCTATGCACGGTCAAATGGCTGCACTGTATAGTTTAATTGACCGCGTTAAAGCGGCCAAACCAGGCATTGAGATTGAAAGCTGCTGTTCAGGCGGTGGCCGTGTAGATTTGGGTATTTTGCCACATACAGACCGATTCTGGACGTCAGACTCTAACGACGCACTAGATCGTTTGTACATTCAGCGCGGCTGTTCTTACTTCTTCCCATCAGAAGTAATGGGCGCCCACGTAGGCCCGCGCGATTGTCATATTACGGGTAGAAACCTACCTATCGAAATTCGCTCAGCGGTGGCGTTGTTTGGTCACATGGGCATAGAAATGGACCCACGTGAACTAACAGATCACGAACAAAAAGTGCTCACCAATGCTATTGCGCTTTATAAGAAGTATCGACATATTACCCACGGCGGCGACCTATTCCGAATGGACGATGACGGTATGAACGTGAAATTTGGTTATGTGTCGAAAGACAAGCAGGAAGGCATTTTTGCGTATAACAGCGTTACAGAAACCGTACGCACCACGCCGAACCGTTTCTACTTTGCGGGGCTTGATGCTAACAAGCAATACACCATCGAACGCGTATGGCCTGAAAAGCTAAAAGAATACACCCCGTCTATTTTGCAACAAACAGACGGGCAAGTGTTCTCTGGCGAAGTGTTAATGAAATACGGTATGCAGCTGCCGGTACTTTTCCCTCAGACAGCGTTAATTTATACCGTTAAAGCGCTTTAG
- a CDS encoding single-stranded DNA-binding protein produces the protein MATKGVNKVILVGNLGNDPEVRYMPNGNAVANLSLATSESWKDQQGQVQERTEWHRLTMYRRLAEIAGEYLKKGSQIYVEGKLQTRKWQDQQGQDRYTTEIIVDQMQMLGGRGGEGGGNGGYQRPQNNQGGYNQAPAQGGYNQAPQQGGGQQGGYNQNQGGGYNQASQGGGNQGQPKNPPMAEPDFDFDDDIPF, from the coding sequence ATGGCAACGAAAGGCGTTAATAAGGTTATTCTTGTTGGAAACCTTGGCAATGATCCGGAAGTTAGATACATGCCTAACGGAAACGCCGTTGCGAACTTAAGCCTTGCAACTAGCGAAAGCTGGAAAGACCAACAGGGTCAGGTTCAAGAGCGCACTGAGTGGCACCGACTAACAATGTATCGTCGCTTAGCAGAAATTGCCGGAGAGTACCTGAAAAAGGGCTCGCAGATTTACGTTGAAGGTAAACTGCAAACGCGTAAGTGGCAAGATCAGCAAGGTCAGGACAGATACACCACGGAAATCATTGTAGACCAAATGCAAATGCTAGGTGGTCGCGGTGGTGAAGGCGGCGGTAACGGTGGTTATCAGCGCCCGCAAAATAACCAAGGTGGTTACAACCAAGCACCGGCGCAAGGCGGCTATAACCAAGCGCCACAGCAGGGCGGTGGTCAGCAAGGTGGATACAACCAAAACCAAGGTGGTGGTTATAATCAGGCATCTCAAGGTGGTGGTAATCAAGGTCAACCGAAGAACCCGCCAATGGCTGAGCCAGATTTTGATTTTGACGACGATATTCCGTTCTGA
- a CDS encoding LacI family DNA-binding transcriptional regulator — MATIKDIAQAAGVSLATVSRVINNGPKVGDDTRKRVKKIMAEMGYRPNANARALVTKRSASLGVVIAELHDPFFAMLAHGVESITRKNNVQILLSAGSIEKETELRAIETLLEHRVEAMVVHSKALDDDTLIDFANQVPGFVLINRYIPEIANRCVWLDNITGGRLMAEYAINQGHKSIAVISSQYRIDDPNHRLEGIRNAIESAQLTLPESMIEFATPDQEGGELAMQNLLATGAQFTAVLAYNDAMASGAMTMLQDHGIAVPDQVSVMGYDDVLLAKYCRPKLTTLRYPVEMMAAKAAELALKYASGSKPEDGLTFKYTPTVVKRDSIIRV; from the coding sequence ATGGCAACAATAAAAGATATAGCCCAAGCTGCAGGAGTGTCACTGGCTACTGTTTCGCGTGTTATAAATAACGGACCAAAAGTCGGAGATGACACCCGCAAACGTGTAAAAAAAATCATGGCTGAAATGGGCTATCGCCCGAATGCTAACGCACGCGCATTAGTAACAAAACGGAGCGCCTCTCTCGGTGTTGTTATTGCTGAACTACACGATCCGTTTTTTGCTATGTTAGCCCATGGCGTTGAGTCAATAACGCGTAAAAACAACGTCCAAATACTTTTAAGTGCCGGCTCGATCGAGAAGGAAACAGAACTTAGAGCAATTGAAACCCTGTTGGAACACCGTGTGGAAGCAATGGTGGTACACAGCAAAGCGTTAGATGACGATACGCTTATCGATTTCGCCAACCAGGTGCCGGGCTTTGTTCTTATTAATCGCTACATTCCAGAAATAGCTAATCGTTGCGTGTGGTTGGATAACATTACGGGCGGGCGCTTAATGGCAGAGTATGCGATTAACCAGGGTCATAAAAGTATTGCTGTTATCAGCAGCCAATACCGTATAGACGACCCTAACCACAGACTAGAAGGTATTCGCAACGCCATCGAATCTGCACAATTAACGCTGCCTGAGAGCATGATTGAATTTGCTACCCCCGACCAAGAAGGTGGCGAATTAGCAATGCAGAACCTGCTAGCAACGGGCGCTCAATTCACCGCTGTACTTGCTTATAACGATGCTATGGCATCAGGTGCTATGACAATGCTACAAGACCACGGTATTGCGGTTCCTGATCAAGTGTCTGTCATGGGCTATGATGACGTGCTTCTTGCAAAGTATTGTCGACCAAAATTGACTACGTTGCGTTACCCTGTTGAGATGATGGCAGCAAAAGCCGCTGAGTTAGCGCTAAAATATGCCTCTGGCAGTAAGCCAGAAGACGGTCTAACGTTTAAATACACGCCAACCGTAGTCAAACGCGATTCCATTATTCGAGTTTGA
- a CDS encoding lipopolysaccharide assembly protein LapB, which translates to MKISNLAAIALCTVSFLTPASSPYAYANEDERAAIENTTAQDEALKQSFERGEFSKIVETLQPLKNKTPKQYNMLISALMNIDLDEAEEAAEDFIHVHGNNFKAYHMHASVMGAQASSSIFSALGYAKKAKKSLEKAVEIAPDNIAVYQALMQFHLMAPSIAGGDMDEAVKLTQKIAELDATEGQFALARVYLEDGKETEAKAVFEKLIEDEATQIRGRVELGSFYLGDKQYASSYDILTPLADVEIAEVEKKESEAWEAYQETKSNLLYGKYRLGQVAVESGKYTTVGINALEGYLEDYATTNIDRKSLPSTKWAQLRLAELYLNANRIDEAQRMVNLLDGEHDERFSKILKKINKAIKKRAAV; encoded by the coding sequence ATGAAGATAAGCAACCTTGCTGCAATAGCGTTGTGTACGGTGTCGTTTTTAACCCCTGCTTCCTCCCCCTATGCTTACGCTAATGAAGATGAGCGTGCTGCTATTGAAAACACAACTGCGCAGGATGAAGCGCTAAAACAAAGTTTTGAGCGTGGTGAATTTTCAAAAATTGTTGAGACTCTTCAGCCCTTAAAGAATAAGACACCGAAACAGTACAATATGCTTATTTCAGCGCTAATGAATATAGATTTAGATGAAGCCGAAGAGGCCGCTGAGGATTTCATACATGTGCACGGTAACAATTTTAAAGCCTACCATATGCATGCAAGCGTGATGGGAGCGCAGGCATCCAGCAGTATTTTTTCCGCGTTGGGCTATGCCAAAAAAGCGAAGAAAAGCCTAGAAAAAGCGGTTGAGATTGCGCCTGACAATATCGCGGTGTACCAAGCGTTAATGCAATTTCATTTAATGGCGCCATCTATTGCTGGTGGCGATATGGATGAAGCGGTAAAGCTTACGCAAAAGATTGCTGAGCTAGATGCTACTGAGGGTCAGTTTGCGCTCGCTCGAGTTTATCTGGAAGACGGTAAAGAGACAGAGGCTAAAGCTGTATTCGAAAAGCTAATTGAAGATGAAGCTACGCAAATTCGAGGGCGCGTTGAATTAGGCAGCTTCTATCTGGGTGATAAACAGTATGCCTCTTCGTATGACATATTGACCCCCCTCGCAGATGTTGAAATAGCCGAAGTGGAAAAGAAAGAAAGCGAAGCATGGGAGGCTTATCAGGAAACCAAAAGCAATCTACTGTATGGAAAATATCGCTTAGGGCAGGTTGCGGTTGAAAGCGGCAAATATACGACTGTCGGCATTAATGCACTAGAAGGATATTTAGAAGACTATGCCACTACCAACATAGATAGAAAAAGCCTGCCGTCAACTAAGTGGGCGCAGCTGCGTTTGGCGGAACTTTACTTAAATGCCAATAGAATAGATGAAGCACAGCGCATGGTTAATTTGCTAGACGGTGAGCACGACGAACGGTTTTCAAAGATCCTTAAAAAAATTAATAAGGCAATAAAAAAACGAGCCGCGGTGTAG
- a CDS encoding aldose epimerase family protein → MKIEVSEFGALQGEAVKAFTLINDQDMQVTLLNLGGIIKDIKVRDRSGEFKHCVQSFDSLEQYIEDKTYRGAIVGRYANRIGQATFTLDGKQYFLDKNGGDHCLHGGNTGFHKRVWDAAHSVNAQQCSLTLQLTSPDGEGGFPGNVDITACYTLDNNNVLSLSICASTDKSTPLSFTQHAYFTLSNESTVGSTYVKIDADHVTQADSTLLPTGRLTSVTNTPFDYRTLTKIASRVNSSLPCELFEMVGGYDHNYVLTALKNNQPNALVYAEDTGIEMALSTNLPGLQFYTGSLQTSEQIGALCLEPQHFPDAPNRPEFPSCIVEPGKPMTALFRYAFSVD, encoded by the coding sequence ATGAAAATAGAAGTCTCAGAATTTGGTGCACTTCAAGGAGAGGCGGTTAAGGCTTTTACACTCATTAACGATCAGGACATGCAGGTAACGCTGCTTAATTTGGGCGGTATTATAAAAGATATAAAGGTTCGGGATCGGTCAGGCGAGTTCAAGCATTGTGTGCAAAGTTTCGATTCTCTCGAACAATATATTGAAGACAAAACGTACCGTGGTGCTATTGTCGGACGTTATGCAAACCGCATTGGTCAGGCAACGTTTACGCTCGATGGCAAACAGTATTTCTTAGATAAGAATGGTGGCGATCATTGCTTACACGGTGGTAATACTGGGTTCCATAAGAGAGTATGGGATGCAGCCCATAGTGTCAATGCGCAACAATGTAGCTTAACGTTACAATTGACCAGCCCCGATGGAGAGGGGGGATTTCCAGGGAATGTAGACATAACAGCATGCTATACACTAGATAATAACAATGTTCTCTCATTATCTATTTGTGCCTCTACGGACAAATCCACGCCGTTGAGTTTTACCCAACATGCATATTTTACATTGAGCAATGAGAGTACGGTTGGTTCGACCTATGTCAAAATTGATGCGGACCACGTTACTCAAGCAGACAGTACGCTACTGCCCACGGGTCGTTTAACCAGCGTAACTAACACGCCTTTCGACTACCGAACACTTACAAAAATTGCGTCTCGCGTTAATTCATCATTACCCTGCGAGCTTTTTGAAATGGTGGGCGGCTACGATCATAATTACGTACTAACAGCACTAAAAAATAATCAACCCAATGCTCTTGTTTATGCAGAAGACACCGGAATAGAGATGGCGTTGAGTACAAATCTTCCTGGGTTACAATTCTACACAGGTAGTCTTCAAACAAGTGAGCAGATTGGTGCGTTATGCCTTGAACCACAGCATTTTCCCGATGCACCAAACAGACCTGAATTTCCTAGCTGTATTGTTGAACCCGGTAAGCCAATGACGGCGCTTTTTCGATATGCATTTAGCGTTGACTAG
- a CDS encoding UDP-glucose--hexose-1-phosphate uridylyltransferase, whose protein sequence is MGTPFDPTNDPHRRFNPLLGEWVLVSPHRAKRPWQGASEEPNNEQKPSYDPTCYLCAGNTRVNGEVNPDYSGTFVFENDFAALKKDTEHTSHYEGLFQYETEQGCSRVICFSPDHSKTLPELSDEQRLDVVNTWKTQTAELGKEYRWVQVFENKGSMMGCSNPHPHGQVWAQQHLPTDPAKKLVQLTQYFEQNGTPMLLNYAEQEVAKQERVVCQNDEWVVVVPYWAAWPFETLLLPRFDVQSMHQLTDAQSLSLAKIIGEITAKYDNMFETSFPYSMGWHSAPFDSEAHPEWTLHAHFFPPLLRSASVRKFMVGYEMMAEAQRDLTPEQAADRLKALSTVHYKTRENTNG, encoded by the coding sequence ATGGGAACGCCATTCGACCCAACGAACGATCCACATCGCCGGTTTAATCCGTTACTCGGTGAGTGGGTATTAGTATCGCCTCACCGAGCCAAACGACCTTGGCAAGGCGCGTCTGAAGAGCCGAATAACGAGCAAAAACCGTCTTATGATCCAACTTGCTATCTATGCGCCGGTAATACTCGTGTTAACGGAGAAGTTAATCCAGACTATTCGGGTACATTTGTTTTCGAGAACGATTTCGCTGCACTCAAAAAGGATACTGAGCATACTAGTCACTATGAAGGACTTTTTCAGTACGAAACTGAGCAAGGTTGTAGCCGGGTTATATGCTTCTCTCCAGACCATAGCAAAACATTACCGGAACTAAGTGACGAACAGCGTTTAGACGTTGTTAATACTTGGAAAACCCAGACGGCAGAACTAGGTAAAGAATATCGCTGGGTTCAAGTGTTCGAGAACAAAGGCTCAATGATGGGCTGTTCAAACCCACACCCGCATGGTCAGGTATGGGCGCAGCAGCATTTGCCTACAGATCCAGCGAAAAAGCTCGTCCAACTAACGCAGTATTTTGAGCAAAACGGAACCCCAATGCTGCTGAACTATGCCGAGCAAGAGGTGGCGAAACAAGAACGGGTGGTGTGCCAAAACGATGAATGGGTTGTAGTTGTGCCTTATTGGGCTGCTTGGCCTTTTGAGACGTTATTGCTGCCGCGTTTTGACGTTCAGTCTATGCACCAGCTAACCGATGCACAGTCTTTATCACTTGCAAAAATCATTGGTGAAATTACCGCAAAATACGACAATATGTTCGAGACTTCGTTTCCTTATTCAATGGGATGGCATAGTGCGCCGTTTGATAGCGAAGCGCATCCAGAGTGGACGCTACATGCGCATTTCTTCCCGCCACTATTGCGTTCAGCCAGCGTGCGCAAGTTCATGGTTGGATACGAAATGATGGCCGAAGCACAGCGAGATTTGACCCCCGAACAAGCGGCAGACAGATTAAAAGCACTGTCGACGGTGCATTACAAGACGCGAGAGAATACGAATGGATAA